The DNA window CAGGCGGAATCTTAAAATTGGATGGTCTTTCTGAGTGAAGTTGGCAGTTCCAATATGTCCTTCGCAATTGCTGGTCATTTCCAGCGTTGTTAAACTGTTTAGTCGAAGCAACCAATCGTCCTTCAGATTGGAATCGACCAAATGACATCTCCCATCGCACGGATTGATCCATCGTCTCTGACCTGCTTGAGTTATTGTCGAATCCATAGAGCCTCACTACATATCCTCTCTTTCTGTCGTCACCGGCTCCTGCTTGCCTTCGACCGCCGCGACGACCGCGTGCCACGGGAGAATCGCACACTTCACGCGCGCAGGGAATTTGTGCACGCCGGCGAACACCGCCAGTTTGCCCACGTCGTCGCTGCTTTTACCGGTCGTCACCATGTCATGAACTCTGCCGAACAGCGCCTTCACCTCGGCTTTGGTCTTCCCCTTCAACGTGTCGGTCAAAATGGACGCCGACGCTTTCGAGATGGCGCAGCCGGAACCCTGGAAACTGAGGTCCTTGATCACGTCGCCTTCCAGTTGCGCGTAAATCGTGTAGTTGTCGCCGCAGAGCGGGTTGTGCCCCTGCGCGGCGCAGGTCGGATGTTCCAGTTTGTGGAAATTGCGCGGACTCCTGCTGTGGTCCAGGATGACCTGCTGATAAAGGTCGGTCAGGTCGTCAAACATGATTCATTTTCCGGCGGCGACGCTGCGTTGCGGCGGCGTCAGCCGCGCCCTGCCTATTTCTTCTCCGCAAGATGCGGGTTCTGTTCCAGCCGCTCCCAGATGAGCTTGTCCAGTTCCTCGCGAGCGGCCTCGCATTTCACCCGGTCAATAATCTCGCCGGCAAACGCGTGGATCAACATCTGCCGGGCGGTGTCCAATCCGATGCCGCGGCTGCGCAGATAATAAACGGAATCCTCGTCCAACTGGCCGATGGTGGCCCCGTGGGTGCACTTTACGTCGTCGGCGTAAATCTCGAGTTGCGGCTTGGTGTCCACCACCGCCGCATCCGAGAGCAGGATGTTCTTGTTCGTCTGCTTGGCGTCCGTCTTTTGGGCGACGGGATGGACATAAATCCGCCCGTGAAAAACCCCGCGTGATTTGTCTTCAAGGATGCCGTTGAAATATTCGTGGCTCGCGCAACGCGGCTGCGCGTGCTCGACAATCATGTGATGATCCGCAAGCTGTTCGCCTTTGGTAAGGTAAAGCCCGTTGAGGACACACTCCAATCCCTCGCCGGCGAGGTCGGTGTGAATGTTGGTCCGCGACAGGCGGGCCCCGAGCGCGAACGAATGCGCGTTCACGCGGCTGTGGCGGCCGAATTGTCCGTGCAGCGTGGCAATGTGAAACGCGTCAAGGCTCTCGTCCTGAAATTTTAGATGCTCAACCACCGCGTCGTCGCCCGCGACCAGTTCTGTCACGCCATTCGTGAAATACGCGGTGTCCGCAGTGCAGATGTAGCTCTCAATGACGGTCAGCCGGCTTTGTTTCTCGGCGATGATCAAATTGCGCGGATGTGTCGTCGCTCCCGGTCCCCTGCCGGTCGATATGAAGAGCAGCCGGATCGGCTCAGGCACGGTCACACCCGCGGCAACATGAATGAACGCGCCATCCTGGAAAAACGCCGTGTTCAGCGCCGCAAACGCCGCGGCGTCGATCCGGACGTAGCGGCCGAGGTGTTGTTCGAGCCGCCCGGAATCCGAAGTGAGGGCGGCGGCGAGATTCAATACCCTCACGCCGT is part of the Candidatus Angelobacter sp. genome and encodes:
- a CDS encoding SUF system NifU family Fe-S cluster assembly protein, encoding MFDDLTDLYQQVILDHSRSPRNFHKLEHPTCAAQGHNPLCGDNYTIYAQLEGDVIKDLSFQGSGCAISKASASILTDTLKGKTKAEVKALFGRVHDMVTTGKSSDDVGKLAVFAGVHKFPARVKCAILPWHAVVAAVEGKQEPVTTEREDM
- the sufD gene encoding Fe-S cluster assembly protein SufD, with the translated sequence MIETKQRQDTATADPYSRQFERFVEPDAGKQPSWLFPLRKAGIARFAELGFPTLKDEDWRFTNVAPLAKLPFKPVFDSGVNGVTPETLSKFTFANLSGPRLVFVNGHFVKELSAIGAQPNGVRVLNLAAALTSDSGRLEQHLGRYVRIDAAAFAALNTAFFQDGAFIHVAAGVTVPEPIRLLFISTGRGPGATTHPRNLIIAEKQSRLTVIESYICTADTAYFTNGVTELVAGDDAVVEHLKFQDESLDAFHIATLHGQFGRHSRVNAHSFALGARLSRTNIHTDLAGEGLECVLNGLYLTKGEQLADHHMIVEHAQPRCASHEYFNGILEDKSRGVFHGRIYVHPVAQKTDAKQTNKNILLSDAAVVDTKPQLEIYADDVKCTHGATIGQLDEDSVYYLRSRGIGLDTARQMLIHAFAGEIIDRVKCEAAREELDKLIWERLEQNPHLAEKK